In one window of Zhongshania aliphaticivorans DNA:
- a CDS encoding hydroxymethylglutaryl-CoA lyase, translating into MSTTKIDIEISEVGPRDGLQSIPQIMATADKKAWISAEASAGVSEIEVGSFVPAKILPQLADTAELVRHARRIAGLTVAVLVPNLRGAQAAVEAGAHKISIPFSVSETHCQRNVNRSHQQMFEEIERIIALMNTADGPRPHFEVGLSTAFGCSIEGPIAESKVVAIAEKLVALGVDEVGLSDTTGSGNPAQLRRLVKQIWEHCGRDKLNGVHLHNTRGQGLANALAAVDLGLTTIDSSLGGIGGCPAAPGASGNIVTEDLVFMLEAMGLNTGIDIEQLISVRTLVQNALPNVELYGFTANAGLPLGFTS; encoded by the coding sequence ATGAGTACAACCAAAATTGACATAGAAATAAGTGAAGTCGGCCCAAGAGATGGCCTACAAAGCATTCCTCAGATTATGGCCACCGCCGATAAAAAAGCATGGATCTCGGCTGAGGCCAGCGCTGGCGTCAGCGAGATTGAAGTAGGCTCATTTGTCCCAGCCAAAATACTACCGCAGCTCGCGGATACCGCTGAACTAGTCCGCCATGCACGCAGAATAGCGGGCTTGACCGTAGCCGTGCTGGTACCCAATTTGAGAGGTGCGCAGGCAGCCGTTGAGGCTGGCGCTCACAAAATCTCCATCCCATTTTCAGTGAGCGAAACCCACTGCCAACGAAATGTGAATCGCAGCCACCAACAAATGTTTGAAGAAATAGAGCGCATTATCGCTTTAATGAACACCGCAGACGGCCCAAGGCCACATTTTGAGGTAGGTCTTTCCACGGCGTTTGGCTGCTCAATAGAAGGCCCCATAGCAGAAAGCAAAGTCGTGGCTATAGCAGAAAAATTAGTCGCACTAGGTGTAGATGAAGTCGGCCTATCTGACACCACAGGTAGCGGCAACCCGGCTCAGTTGCGCCGATTAGTAAAACAAATATGGGAGCATTGCGGTCGCGATAAGCTCAACGGTGTTCACCTCCACAACACCCGTGGTCAAGGTTTAGCCAATGCCCTCGCCGCCGTTGATCTAGGACTTACGACGATAGATAGCTCACTCGGCGGGATTGGCGGCTGCCCCGCCGCCCCAGGTGCCAGCGGCAATATCGTGACCGAAGACCTTGTGTTTATGCTTGAAGCCATGGGGCTTAACACTGGGATTGATATTGAACAGTTAATATCAGTACGTACACTGGTACAAAATGCGCTTCCCAATGTTGAGCTTTACGGCTTTACTGCCAATGCTGGCCTGCCACTAGGTTTTACATCCTAA
- a CDS encoding CaiB/BaiF CoA transferase family protein: MAEQVPNDTLPLSGIRVVEFTHMVMGPSAGLVLADLGAEVIKIEPLKGDNTRRLKGSGAGYFPMYNRNKQSLCLDLKSEEGQEVALTLIDKADVLIENFRPGAMDKLGFSYQALRETNPRLIYCSLKGFLDGPYQHRTALDEVTQMMGGLAYMTGLPGKPMRAGSSVIDITGGMFGAIAILAALEERHRTGLGQQVKSSLFESTAFMVGQHMAQQAVSGNPLQPMSVRTSAWAVYDIFDTCDGEQVFVGVVSDTQWKIFCQAFNLESFGSDPGLALNNDRVSQRERILPVIREQLGALTKPQLMAKLEETGLPFAPIASPSDLFDDPHLNAGGGLIEVSLPDNGGKARLPGLPIDLAGRRLGLRQDLPGEGEHSRQALQSIGYSDEKIAELSRNGVIR; this comes from the coding sequence ATGGCAGAGCAAGTGCCGAACGATACATTACCGCTTAGCGGCATCCGTGTGGTTGAATTCACCCATATGGTGATGGGGCCGAGTGCCGGTCTTGTGCTGGCAGACCTTGGCGCAGAAGTCATCAAAATTGAGCCATTAAAAGGCGATAATACACGGCGTTTGAAAGGCTCTGGTGCGGGTTACTTTCCCATGTATAACCGTAATAAGCAGAGCTTGTGCTTAGATTTAAAATCAGAGGAGGGGCAGGAGGTTGCCTTAACCTTAATTGATAAAGCGGATGTCTTAATTGAAAATTTTCGCCCCGGTGCCATGGATAAATTGGGGTTTTCCTATCAAGCACTGCGGGAAACGAATCCTCGTTTGATTTACTGTTCTTTAAAAGGGTTTCTCGATGGCCCCTATCAACATCGCACGGCGTTAGATGAAGTAACCCAAATGATGGGTGGTTTGGCTTATATGACAGGTCTGCCTGGCAAGCCAATGCGGGCGGGTTCCAGTGTTATAGATATCACCGGTGGGATGTTTGGCGCCATTGCCATCTTGGCGGCATTAGAAGAACGGCATCGTACCGGTTTGGGCCAGCAGGTCAAAAGTAGCTTGTTTGAAAGTACCGCGTTTATGGTTGGCCAACACATGGCGCAACAGGCAGTAAGTGGCAACCCTCTGCAACCGATGTCAGTGCGCACTTCAGCTTGGGCGGTTTACGATATATTTGATACCTGCGATGGCGAGCAAGTCTTTGTTGGTGTTGTAAGCGACACCCAATGGAAAATATTCTGTCAGGCCTTCAATCTAGAATCCTTTGGAAGCGACCCAGGTTTGGCGTTAAATAATGATCGGGTTAGCCAGCGTGAGCGCATACTTCCGGTTATACGTGAGCAGCTGGGGGCTTTGACTAAACCACAGTTAATGGCGAAGTTAGAGGAAACTGGATTGCCCTTTGCTCCAATAGCATCACCTTCAGACTTATTTGATGATCCCCATTTAAATGCGGGTGGAGGGCTGATTGAGGTGAGTTTGCCTGATAATGGCGGCAAAGCTAGGCTGCCCGGATTGCCAATAGACTTGGCGGGAAGAAGATTGGGGTTGCGTCAAGATTTACCCGGCGAGGGAGAGCACAGTCGTCAAGCGCTGCAAAGCATCGGCTATAGTGACGAGAAAATTGCCGAATTGTCCCGTAACGGTGTCATTCGGTAA
- a CDS encoding lipocalin family protein, translating to MMKKLIGSLSALLVGCMGMPESVSPVQNFEIDQFLGKWYEIARLDHSFERGMSQVSAEYSLRDDGGVKVLNKGYKAENQEWKEAEGKAYFVGSQNEGYLKVSFFGPFYSSYVVYELEENYQYAFVSGANTDYLWLLSRSPEISAEVRQKFIEMSADKGFDTESVIWVDHSEAMKGE from the coding sequence ATGATGAAAAAGTTGATTGGTAGTCTGAGTGCTTTATTGGTGGGTTGCATGGGGATGCCAGAGTCCGTGTCACCTGTGCAAAATTTCGAAATAGATCAGTTTTTGGGTAAATGGTACGAGATTGCCCGCCTTGATCATTCCTTTGAGCGTGGTATGTCTCAGGTAAGTGCTGAATATTCTTTGCGTGATGATGGCGGGGTAAAGGTCCTTAACAAAGGTTATAAAGCTGAAAATCAAGAGTGGAAGGAGGCAGAGGGTAAAGCCTATTTTGTTGGCTCGCAGAATGAAGGGTATTTAAAGGTGTCATTTTTTGGCCCTTTTTATAGTTCTTATGTGGTCTATGAATTAGAAGAAAATTACCAGTATGCCTTTGTGTCTGGTGCAAATACTGATTATCTCTGGTTGCTTTCGCGGTCGCCTGAAATTTCGGCTGAAGTTCGCCAAAAATTTATTGAAATGTCTGCTGACAAGGGATTCGATACCGAGAGTGTTATATGGGTAGATCACAGCGAAGCGATGAAAGGGGAATAA
- a CDS encoding HAD family hydrolase, giving the protein MNKKITLIIFDCDGVLIDSEILSAQVLIQKLSEIGIVIDTDYVQKHYLGCSFKSVTEKILNAFGLQLSAEFEDEYRVALMAQFNKTLQATLGVKDVLAQLSLPFCLATSSSRARTQQALAITGLSDFFEGTIFTAEEVKNGKPAPDLFLHAAHSMAASPANCLVIEDSLAGVTAAKAAGMQLAHYKGGSHIAESEDMITKAFPDVPVIKSWQDFEFIQPSLFIK; this is encoded by the coding sequence ATGAATAAAAAAATAACATTAATCATCTTTGATTGTGATGGCGTATTAATCGATAGCGAAATACTTAGTGCGCAAGTATTAATTCAAAAATTGTCAGAGATCGGTATTGTTATTGATACAGATTATGTTCAAAAACATTATTTAGGATGTAGCTTTAAAAGCGTCACAGAAAAAATACTCAATGCATTCGGTCTGCAGTTAAGCGCTGAATTTGAAGATGAATATCGAGTCGCATTAATGGCGCAATTTAACAAAACTTTGCAGGCGACGCTGGGCGTTAAAGACGTATTAGCTCAGCTTAGCCTGCCTTTTTGTTTAGCTACTAGCAGCAGTCGGGCGCGAACTCAGCAAGCATTAGCTATTACTGGTTTAAGTGACTTCTTTGAAGGAACGATATTTACAGCAGAAGAAGTTAAGAATGGAAAGCCCGCACCAGATTTGTTTTTACATGCAGCCCACAGCATGGCGGCAAGTCCAGCCAATTGCTTGGTTATTGAAGATAGTCTGGCCGGTGTAACGGCTGCAAAAGCTGCTGGAATGCAGCTTGCTCATTATAAGGGTGGGAGTCATATCGCAGAGTCTGAAGATATGATTACCAAGGCTTTTCCTGATGTGCCAGTTATAAAGAGTTGGCAGGATTTCGAGTTTATCCAGCCCTCATTATTTATAAAATAA
- a CDS encoding sugar-binding transcriptional regulator, with protein sequence MDNKSSSELKRLEDAARAAWLYYVAKNTQDEIAQKLHVSRQSAQRLVALAVNEGLLRVRLEHPITECMELAQQLTARFDLYDCEIVPSDPATPNSSAGLAQCGAGIIERYLKSDTPKIIGFGTGRALKACVDELPVMQCSQHKIVSMVGNMMSDGSASAFDIVVTMANKVNARHYPMPLPVVAATLQEKKTLHNLSPVKSIFKLIEQADVRFVGIGQISEKSPLLLDGFINAEELNLVNDEGAKGEIISWLYDINGKLLSNDTNKRVLSAPLKSTLNKPIYGIAAGDDKVLAIHSALTGKLINSLVTNEHTARKILKISANSH encoded by the coding sequence ATGGACAATAAATCCAGTTCTGAATTGAAGCGTTTGGAGGATGCAGCTAGGGCTGCGTGGCTCTACTACGTAGCAAAAAATACCCAGGATGAAATTGCACAAAAATTACACGTTTCTCGACAGTCTGCGCAACGTTTAGTGGCTTTAGCCGTTAATGAAGGTTTGCTGAGAGTAAGGCTGGAACACCCCATCACTGAATGCATGGAGTTAGCTCAACAGTTAACAGCGCGCTTTGATCTTTATGATTGTGAAATTGTACCAAGTGATCCAGCAACACCTAATAGCAGCGCGGGCTTAGCGCAGTGTGGTGCGGGAATAATCGAACGATATTTAAAGTCAGACACCCCAAAAATTATTGGATTTGGTACAGGAAGGGCGTTAAAAGCCTGTGTAGATGAACTTCCCGTCATGCAGTGCTCACAGCATAAAATTGTTTCAATGGTCGGGAATATGATGTCAGATGGATCGGCATCTGCCTTCGATATCGTAGTAACGATGGCCAATAAAGTTAATGCTAGGCACTATCCTATGCCGCTACCCGTGGTCGCCGCTACACTTCAAGAAAAGAAAACCCTGCATAATTTAAGCCCTGTAAAAAGTATTTTTAAGTTGATTGAGCAGGCTGATGTCCGCTTTGTGGGTATAGGTCAGATCAGTGAGAAATCCCCCTTGTTACTCGACGGATTTATTAATGCTGAAGAGTTAAACCTTGTAAATGATGAGGGTGCGAAGGGTGAAATCATTAGTTGGCTATATGACATAAACGGTAAGTTGTTGAGCAATGATACCAATAAGCGAGTACTGAGTGCGCCATTAAAATCAACGCTTAATAAGCCGATATACGGTATTGCTGCTGGTGACGATAAAGTCTTGGCAATTCACTCAGCCCTAACCGGCAAGCTAATTAACTCATTAGTTACGAATGAACATACCGCAAGGAAAATCCTTAAAATTTCAGCTAATAGTCATTAG
- a CDS encoding purine-cytosine permease family protein has product MAEHQNNHAFSTINEEQMPVAKAKLHGWKHFAGLYAGEHVAATEFVIGATFVALGAATKDILLGLFIGNLLAMCSWWLLTAPIAVETRLSLYNYLNKIAGNSMTKLYNWANVGIFAVISAAMITVSSTAVRFLFDIPAQLNWYPSSFWFVAIVLAVGSIVVVVAMFGFSTVADFSKLCAPWLFVIFIAGSFNLFPALSNHVLGVTTMSSWSDFITIGNSSIWTGTTSSGEPGIGLLEVIGFAWAANSITHFGLIDMAIFRFAKRKSYGLFSGVGMFFGHYLAWISAGIMGAGAAVILKTTISHLDPGDVAYHALGMTGFVIVIVAGWTTANANLYRAGLAAQSIFVNHSREKTTAIVGMVTVIIACFPFVFTQMLPLLTYAGLIVVPVGGIVFAEHVLFPKLGLTRYWAKYQNISRSVPAIASWLLALVFGFGLNALDIMSFYYLFIPTWMFSIVVYILLAKRYGAGRPYEKEVAAEALEQQQIEEYQATLHEDVTPMVVDTSVLTKILNMVSVISLLLIFGFACQVMFFSDDIDVYADNKKQFELYCFICTISYFLSSYWALKRHKKVNK; this is encoded by the coding sequence ATGGCAGAGCATCAGAATAATCATGCGTTTAGCACTATAAACGAAGAGCAAATGCCGGTAGCCAAGGCGAAATTACATGGCTGGAAGCACTTTGCGGGTTTGTATGCAGGTGAGCACGTTGCGGCAACGGAATTTGTAATAGGTGCAACCTTCGTCGCATTAGGCGCTGCTACCAAAGATATTTTATTGGGTTTGTTTATCGGTAATTTATTAGCGATGTGTTCTTGGTGGTTGTTAACCGCGCCAATCGCCGTAGAAACGCGTTTAAGTTTATATAATTATTTAAATAAAATTGCCGGTAACTCAATGACCAAGCTCTATAACTGGGCAAATGTCGGCATATTTGCAGTGATTTCGGCGGCGATGATTACCGTCTCTTCAACTGCTGTTAGGTTTCTTTTTGATATTCCCGCTCAACTTAATTGGTACCCCAGTAGTTTCTGGTTTGTAGCAATCGTTTTGGCGGTGGGGTCAATTGTTGTTGTTGTGGCTATGTTTGGTTTCTCGACAGTGGCAGACTTTTCAAAATTATGTGCCCCGTGGTTATTTGTCATTTTTATTGCGGGGTCGTTTAACTTATTTCCGGCATTATCAAATCACGTGCTAGGCGTGACAACAATGTCTAGTTGGTCAGACTTTATAACTATTGGTAATAGCTCAATATGGACTGGCACCACGAGCAGCGGTGAACCTGGTATCGGTTTGTTAGAGGTTATCGGTTTTGCATGGGCGGCTAACTCAATTACCCACTTTGGCTTAATCGATATGGCGATATTTCGATTCGCAAAGCGTAAAAGCTACGGTTTGTTTTCTGGTGTGGGTATGTTTTTCGGCCATTATTTAGCGTGGATATCCGCTGGTATTATGGGCGCTGGAGCAGCGGTCATACTAAAAACCACGATCAGCCACCTTGATCCGGGTGATGTGGCCTACCACGCACTGGGTATGACGGGGTTTGTTATTGTTATTGTTGCCGGTTGGACAACGGCTAATGCAAATCTATATCGTGCGGGCTTAGCAGCGCAGTCAATATTTGTGAATCACTCTAGAGAAAAAACCACGGCGATCGTTGGTATGGTGACGGTGATTATTGCCTGCTTTCCCTTTGTCTTTACTCAGATGTTGCCTTTGTTAACGTATGCAGGGCTCATCGTGGTGCCTGTCGGTGGGATTGTGTTTGCGGAACACGTTTTATTTCCAAAATTGGGCTTAACAAGATACTGGGCAAAATATCAAAATATATCTCGAAGCGTTCCGGCCATTGCATCGTGGCTATTGGCCTTGGTCTTTGGTTTTGGATTGAATGCTTTAGATATTATGTCTTTCTATTATCTATTTATTCCCACGTGGATGTTTTCTATTGTTGTTTATATCTTGCTTGCTAAGCGTTACGGCGCTGGACGACCCTATGAGAAAGAAGTCGCTGCAGAAGCTTTAGAGCAACAACAGATAGAAGAATACCAAGCTACATTACATGAAGATGTTACGCCCATGGTGGTTGATACTAGTGTATTGACTAAAATCCTGAATATGGTGTCAGTTATCTCATTGCTTCTTATATTTGGGTTTGCATGCCAAGTAATGTTCTTTAGCGACGATATTGATGTTTATGCTGACAATAAAAAACAATTTGAGCTGTACTGCTTTATTTGCACCATAAGCTATTTCCTTAGCTCATATTGGGCTTTGAAACGTCATAAAAAAGTAAATAAATAA
- a CDS encoding mannitol dehydrogenase family protein, with product MNSAIMTGDQSPRLNRHTMLTLPDTVDIPLYDRSKLKVGIVHLGVGGFHRAHQAVYINELLKTPGAEQWAICGVGLFESNRKLRDILQAQDYLYSVTVRHPTGKVENKIVGSMIDFVLAPDNKQQVINKLTHPDTKIVSLTITEGGYNINPANGDFDDSHPDVRHDIQYPNDPVTAFGYIIAALKIRKDNGLPAFTVQSCDNIQHNGSVTKKMLVSLAKLQQTSMAEWIEENVCFPNAMVDRITPVTSQADIDYIQTTLGVRDLWPITCESFSQWVIEDDFCCDRPNWDAVGAQFVEDVTPYETMKIRLLNAGHSVLGLLGSIHGYYTIDEVVSDKDFATYLRAFMDMEVTPLLEPMNGIDLEAYKDTLIERFSNPNIKDSLVRICSESSAKLPKFLIATIQDNIAAQRDVSLATLVIAAWCLYCDKSCNELGVDIDIQDVMYTELADHAKKTAEDSLSFLKLTAVFGNLINDAAFTTSYSKAIAALYLPSAKIKDVMNTTLRQKITTVAEGM from the coding sequence ATGAATAGTGCAATAATGACGGGAGACCAATCTCCACGGCTTAACCGGCATACAATGTTGACGTTGCCAGATACCGTTGATATCCCACTTTATGATCGCAGCAAGCTGAAAGTAGGTATTGTTCACCTTGGTGTAGGTGGCTTTCATCGTGCCCACCAAGCTGTCTATATTAATGAGTTGTTAAAAACACCTGGGGCAGAACAGTGGGCCATTTGTGGTGTGGGCCTATTTGAAAGCAACAGAAAGCTACGGGATATATTACAAGCGCAAGATTATTTATATTCTGTGACGGTACGACATCCTACGGGTAAGGTCGAAAATAAAATCGTCGGCTCAATGATAGATTTTGTTCTAGCGCCTGATAATAAACAGCAAGTTATCAATAAGCTTACGCACCCAGATACTAAAATCGTTTCTCTCACTATCACGGAGGGGGGCTATAATATTAATCCCGCCAATGGTGACTTTGATGATAGCCACCCAGATGTGCGCCATGATATTCAGTATCCCAATGATCCCGTAACGGCCTTTGGTTATATTATTGCCGCTTTAAAAATTCGTAAAGACAATGGTTTGCCGGCGTTTACGGTACAGTCTTGCGATAATATTCAGCATAACGGAAGCGTTACAAAAAAAATGCTGGTGTCCTTGGCTAAACTCCAACAGACTTCAATGGCTGAATGGATAGAGGAGAATGTTTGTTTTCCTAACGCCATGGTCGATCGGATTACCCCTGTAACAAGCCAAGCCGATATTGACTATATTCAAACCACTTTGGGAGTGCGTGATTTATGGCCAATTACTTGTGAGTCCTTTAGCCAGTGGGTAATAGAGGACGATTTTTGTTGCGACCGGCCTAACTGGGATGCGGTTGGTGCGCAGTTTGTCGAGGATGTCACGCCATACGAGACAATGAAAATTCGATTGCTTAATGCGGGCCACTCGGTATTGGGCTTGCTGGGCTCCATTCATGGCTATTACACCATTGATGAGGTGGTTTCTGATAAGGACTTTGCTACTTACTTGCGTGCATTTATGGATATGGAGGTGACTCCATTGCTGGAGCCCATGAATGGCATAGATCTAGAAGCCTATAAAGATACCTTAATTGAGCGCTTTTCTAACCCAAATATAAAAGATAGCTTGGTTCGTATTTGCTCAGAGAGTTCGGCTAAGCTCCCTAAGTTTTTAATCGCGACTATTCAAGACAATATCGCGGCACAGCGTGATGTGTCATTGGCTACCCTAGTGATAGCGGCATGGTGTTTATATTGTGATAAATCATGTAATGAATTGGGTGTCGACATTGATATTCAGGATGTCATGTATACAGAGCTTGCTGATCATGCCAAAAAGACAGCTGAAGATAGTCTGTCCTTCCTTAAATTAACTGCTGTGTTTGGCAACTTGATCAATGATGCGGCCTTCACCACGTCGTATTCAAAGGCAATCGCGGCCTTATATCTGCCATCGGCTAAGATTAAAGATGTTATGAATACGACATTGAGGCAAAAGATCACTACCGTGGCGGAGGGTATGTAA
- a CDS encoding carbohydrate kinase family protein, with translation MTSIFAKHKAPDSIVISCFGEVLWDYFADGKRLGGAPLNVCLRLNSLGIHADILSAVGDDALGRELIDAVKDRGLGVDHLSVDTVKKTSLVDVVLDESGSASYQIVADTAWDNIVISQPLMDKVASSDIFVFGSLIARNDTSLTTLRALIAVSKFNIFDVNLRKPHYNLATLIELMNAAHCIKLNDDELYEIAAEMGSKFKSLEQNVEFIAEKTATEFICVTKGRHGALLKIGDKKYYNSGYLINVVDTVGAGDAFLGSLIYQLCCDTDPQYAVDFACAVGAMVAEHQGATPVLGLDDIANFMSPA, from the coding sequence ATGACGAGTATTTTTGCTAAGCATAAAGCGCCAGATAGTATTGTGATCAGTTGTTTTGGTGAAGTGCTTTGGGATTATTTTGCAGATGGAAAACGTTTAGGTGGCGCGCCACTCAATGTTTGTCTTCGCCTTAATTCGCTGGGAATACACGCTGATATACTCAGCGCCGTTGGTGATGATGCCTTGGGTCGTGAGCTAATTGATGCGGTAAAAGATCGGGGTTTGGGTGTAGACCATCTCAGTGTAGATACAGTGAAAAAGACCAGTCTAGTGGATGTTGTTTTAGATGAAAGCGGGTCTGCTTCATACCAAATTGTTGCCGATACGGCGTGGGATAATATTGTTATTTCACAGCCGCTAATGGATAAGGTAGCTTCGTCAGATATTTTTGTATTTGGCAGTTTAATTGCTCGCAACGATACCTCACTTACAACCCTAAGGGCGTTAATCGCTGTCTCAAAATTCAATATATTTGATGTTAATTTGAGAAAGCCACATTACAACTTGGCGACCCTAATTGAGCTAATGAATGCCGCCCATTGTATAAAATTAAATGATGATGAATTGTATGAAATTGCTGCGGAGATGGGCTCCAAATTCAAGTCATTAGAGCAAAATGTAGAGTTCATTGCTGAAAAAACCGCGACGGAGTTTATCTGTGTGACCAAAGGTCGTCATGGTGCTTTGCTTAAAATAGGGGATAAAAAGTACTACAACTCGGGATATTTAATAAATGTTGTTGATACTGTTGGCGCTGGCGATGCCTTTTTGGGTTCGCTGATTTATCAACTTTGTTGTGATACTGATCCTCAATATGCAGTTGATTTTGCATGCGCAGTGGGTGCGATGGTTGCCGAGCACCAAGGTGCCACGCCGGTGCTAGGGCTGGATGATATTGCTAACTTTATGAGTCCAGCTTGA
- a CDS encoding FG-GAP repeat domain-containing protein: MTSHSLYSRIYQTVPLTLLSVFIASCNNSSSSGTSSGSGSSANPIVYSEHPIRSEQQSAGFIGIGDLDGNSDNGLEILLSTLVEQTPPGPPNALSRGALRIFNTSGCDSKDGSCLDGPWEENILINTTDLQGYPFINTPQIFDVNDDGQLDIVVQTGFLSTLGGAHFWLDGNDLDGPLPPTQNFFSLANTTPLTNNLFFWHETDQADIDGDGLLDIVTTSAKTQGLDNPLGSANGEEEMKVQLYTNNGGTDPSSMFDYSEIVAIDTSGNEISNMGGVFIKLYDIDNDGDEDIVLSQFFGHPTPTPEIPNPAVIWLENDLSVSGEWVYRIIDNSIGLGYHMEFADIDNDGQDELIVGAHNNDGDPRFQDDEGNLIVPPGLYWFEIPNDPLDEAKWEKHIISTDFRVTLYYSSPASQGVPGIFNVGDINNDGLLDVAVPGDGNDKLFAFIQQSDGSFREDIVATGKMFGMAMVADIDGDGKNEIVAAQHNSLDMDPADTDSLDDLTLPPGRLSIFRYPQD; the protein is encoded by the coding sequence ATGACTAGCCATTCGCTCTACTCCCGCATTTACCAAACAGTGCCGCTGACACTGCTTAGTGTATTCATTGCCTCCTGTAACAACAGCAGTTCCTCTGGTACATCATCTGGTAGCGGTTCCAGCGCCAACCCAATCGTGTATTCTGAGCATCCAATTAGAAGCGAACAACAATCGGCAGGCTTTATCGGCATAGGCGACCTTGATGGCAACTCAGACAACGGGCTAGAAATACTGCTCTCGACACTCGTAGAGCAAACGCCACCTGGCCCACCAAACGCTCTATCTCGGGGCGCACTGCGAATATTCAACACCTCTGGCTGCGACAGCAAAGACGGTAGCTGCCTTGATGGGCCTTGGGAAGAAAACATCTTGATTAATACCACTGACCTGCAAGGTTATCCCTTTATTAACACCCCGCAAATCTTTGATGTAAATGATGACGGTCAACTAGACATTGTGGTTCAAACCGGCTTCTTATCCACCTTGGGTGGCGCGCATTTCTGGCTAGACGGCAACGACTTAGATGGCCCGCTGCCACCAACTCAGAACTTCTTCTCACTTGCTAACACCACACCATTAACTAACAATTTATTTTTTTGGCATGAAACAGACCAAGCTGATATTGATGGCGACGGCTTGCTCGACATTGTAACCACCTCGGCCAAAACCCAAGGATTAGACAACCCCTTAGGATCAGCCAATGGCGAAGAGGAAATGAAGGTCCAGCTGTATACCAACAACGGCGGCACAGACCCCAGCTCCATGTTCGACTACAGTGAAATTGTTGCCATCGACACCAGCGGCAATGAAATTAGTAATATGGGCGGCGTCTTCATAAAGCTCTATGATATTGATAACGACGGCGACGAGGATATCGTCCTCAGCCAGTTTTTTGGGCATCCCACACCCACACCAGAAATACCCAACCCCGCCGTAATTTGGCTTGAAAATGACCTTTCAGTAAGTGGTGAATGGGTATACCGCATCATCGATAACAGCATTGGGCTCGGCTACCACATGGAATTTGCCGACATCGACAACGACGGGCAAGATGAGCTGATCGTTGGTGCCCACAACAACGACGGCGACCCGCGTTTTCAGGATGACGAAGGCAACCTCATCGTGCCTCCCGGTTTATATTGGTTTGAAATACCGAATGACCCGCTGGACGAAGCCAAATGGGAAAAGCACATCATATCCACCGACTTCCGAGTAACCCTGTACTATAGCAGCCCTGCCAGCCAAGGTGTGCCAGGTATCTTTAATGTGGGCGACATCAACAACGATGGCTTATTAGATGTCGCCGTGCCGGGAGACGGTAACGACAAGCTATTTGCCTTTATTCAACAAAGCGATGGCAGCTTCAGAGAAGACATTGTCGCAACTGGGAAAATGTTTGGTATGGCCATGGTAGCCGATATAGATGGCGATGGTAAAAATGAAATCGTTGCCGCGCAGCACAACTCCTTGGATATGGACCCTGCCGACACTGATAGCTTAGATGATCTCACCCTGCCCCCAGGTAGATTGTCTATCTTTCGTTACCCGCAGGACTAA